A DNA window from Candidatus Nanopelagicales bacterium contains the following coding sequences:
- a CDS encoding helix-turn-helix transcriptional regulator produces the protein MPEIICHLDDLLAERHMTVMELSQRVGVTHVNLSILKNNRAKAIRFTTLIALCEALECQPGDLFSMTPDRSTHRKESR, from the coding sequence ATGCCCGAGATCATCTGCCACCTCGACGACCTGTTGGCCGAGCGCCACATGACGGTGATGGAGTTGTCGCAGCGCGTGGGCGTCACGCACGTGAACCTGTCCATCCTGAAGAACAACCGCGCAAAAGCGATCCGCTTCACGACTCTCATCGCCCTGTGTGAGGCACTCGAGTGCCAACCCGGCGACCTGTTCAGCATGACCCCCGACCGCAGCACCCACCGAAAGGAATCCCGATGA
- a CDS encoding DUF2510 domain-containing protein: MSDPTPGWYPDPSDPAGRRYWDGSAWTPDAVSDWGASRWGATTPDASAAPAATTEWVEQRHGAYSPNTSALTGSRYEAGLSPIR, from the coding sequence GTGAGTGATCCCACGCCGGGCTGGTACCCCGATCCGAGCGATCCCGCGGGCCGGCGGTACTGGGACGGTTCCGCCTGGACCCCAGACGCGGTATCGGATTGGGGAGCCTCGCGTTGGGGGGCAACGACCCCGGACGCGTCGGCGGCCCCCGCCGCCACCACGGAGTGGGTCGAGCAGCGGCATGGCGCCTACAGCCCGAACACGTCAGCCCTCACCGGCAGCAGGTATGAGGCGGGTCTCAGCCCTATTCGGTGA
- a CDS encoding YiaA/YiaB family inner membrane protein, protein MNTTDTVESVPATPATDFPPPNVAPVRVGTIPPPTGAWQGVSWFAFALGAITFLYSVWYAAGITIGERYFLYTAALFSLYGCLGVSKVVRDRQEGIPVTALFYGLSFVAALAPFVLVSYNMVFDSTLAVSTRTLLGMSFALTAYATLAIAKNERDKAAVKPWSDR, encoded by the coding sequence ATGAACACGACTGACACCGTCGAGTCCGTACCCGCAACACCCGCAACGGATTTCCCCCCGCCGAACGTGGCCCCGGTCCGGGTCGGCACAATCCCACCCCCCACCGGCGCCTGGCAGGGCGTGTCATGGTTCGCTTTCGCGCTCGGCGCGATCACGTTCCTGTACTCCGTCTGGTACGCCGCGGGGATCACAATCGGTGAGCGCTACTTCCTCTACACCGCCGCACTGTTCAGCTTGTACGGCTGCTTGGGTGTCAGCAAGGTCGTGCGGGACCGGCAGGAAGGGATCCCGGTCACCGCGTTGTTCTACGGGCTCTCATTCGTCGCCGCCCTCGCCCCGTTCGTTCTGGTGTCCTACAACATGGTGTTCGACTCGACGCTCGCGGTCAGCACCCGGACCTTGCTGGGCATGTCCTTCGCCCTCACGGCCTACGCGACGTTGGCGATCGCCAAGAACGAGCGCGACAAGGCCGCCGTGAAGCCTTGGTCGGACCGGTGA
- a CDS encoding DUF2975 domain-containing protein: MTSSTASDTSRLASPLGALLLVGSAVLTIIAIALPIHQITEPGAVATVNLAPAASETALMTVPLPDGQQIRPTGDDGLTVNLFVDRLPDGSSVPLTLRLLSDLGTSIWLLGLASIAYLLARILANIAAGDPFHPSHARRFTQIALAILVASAGADTVNYVTARWLTSVAAPGTDIAVIPYYSLIPIALAAVTLVLAGAFRSGRRIVEDTEGLI; encoded by the coding sequence ATGACATCCAGCACCGCATCCGACACGTCCCGGCTGGCATCGCCGTTGGGGGCGCTGCTGCTCGTGGGCTCAGCGGTGCTCACCATCATCGCGATCGCACTGCCCATTCATCAGATCACCGAGCCCGGTGCCGTCGCGACCGTGAACCTGGCACCAGCGGCATCGGAGACTGCCTTGATGACCGTCCCCCTGCCCGACGGCCAGCAGATCCGGCCCACAGGTGACGATGGGCTGACCGTCAACCTGTTCGTCGACCGACTGCCGGACGGGTCCTCAGTCCCGCTGACTCTGCGTCTGCTGAGCGATCTGGGAACGTCGATCTGGTTGCTGGGGTTGGCGAGCATCGCCTACCTCTTGGCGCGGATCCTCGCCAATATCGCGGCGGGTGACCCGTTCCATCCATCGCACGCACGACGCTTCACCCAGATCGCCCTCGCAATCCTGGTGGCCTCGGCCGGCGCTGACACCGTGAACTATGTGACCGCTCGATGGCTGACCAGCGTCGCGGCACCCGGGACGGATATCGCCGTCATCCCCTACTACTCCTTGATCCCCATCGCGCTGGCCGCGGTCACACTGGTGCTCGCCGGGGCGTTCCGCTCGGGTCGGCGAATCGTGGAAGACACCGAGGGACTGATCTGA
- a CDS encoding alpha/beta hydrolase translates to MRTYAHDGLVFDVKDEGPEDGYPVVFLHGFPQDSTAWDSVVEPIQEQGYRTLAPNLRGYSPAARPTAAKDYVSARTAADAIALLDAIEADDAHIVGHDWGGFVAWAVASEYPDRVRTVSVLSTPHPAAMKHAMITSTQGLRSWYMGMFQLPWISERILDPDGPAWRALMRGLPPHQAAHYTDRMRQPGALSAALNWYRAMPRDMIRPSLKMHRITVPTAYIWGERDPALGRAGAEATADYVTGDYIFTQLQGIGHWIPETAPDAVVEGLLDRFSDRVP, encoded by the coding sequence ATGCGCACCTATGCTCACGACGGTCTGGTCTTCGATGTGAAAGACGAAGGGCCGGAAGACGGATACCCCGTGGTCTTCCTGCACGGGTTCCCGCAGGACTCCACTGCATGGGACTCCGTGGTCGAGCCCATCCAGGAACAGGGCTATCGCACGCTCGCCCCGAACCTGCGCGGCTACTCCCCGGCAGCCCGTCCCACGGCGGCGAAGGACTATGTATCCGCCCGCACCGCCGCTGATGCCATCGCTCTGCTGGACGCGATCGAGGCCGACGACGCCCACATCGTGGGACACGACTGGGGCGGGTTTGTCGCGTGGGCCGTGGCGTCGGAGTACCCCGACCGGGTGCGCACGGTGTCGGTACTGTCGACCCCCCATCCGGCGGCGATGAAGCATGCCATGATCACCAGCACCCAGGGACTGCGCTCGTGGTACATGGGAATGTTCCAACTCCCCTGGATCAGCGAGCGCATCCTGGATCCCGACGGCCCCGCATGGCGGGCCCTGATGCGGGGCCTGCCTCCTCACCAGGCGGCCCACTACACCGATCGGATGCGTCAGCCGGGCGCACTGAGCGCAGCCTTGAACTGGTACCGGGCCATGCCCCGCGACATGATCAGACCGTCGCTGAAGATGCATCGCATCACCGTCCCGACCGCGTACATCTGGGGCGAGCGGGACCCAGCCCTGGGCCGCGCCGGCGCCGAGGCGACTGCCGACTACGTCACGGGCGACTACATCTTCACCCAACTGCAGGGGATCGGTCATTGGATCCCTGAGACCGCCCCCGATGCCGTGGTGGAAGGCCTGCTCGATCGCTTCAGCGACCGCGTCCCCTGA
- a CDS encoding alcohol dehydrogenase catalytic domain-containing protein: MLAARLNTPDPDPARAMSVGEVADPVGPGTLIQVTATAVCRTDLQLVTGDLPAHRMPVIPGHQVVGRIAEGPDAGRRVGLVWLAYACGVCDFCRTGRENLCEHAQFTGWDVDGGYAQLVRADPGFIHPIPHSLDERSDADVAPLLCGGVIGFRSLHIAGITGPAPEGQTQRLGLFGFGASASLAIQVANHWGVRCSVITRSAAEVDRAMSLGAEWAGTYDETVPHELDAAVTFAPSGDVVVAALRSVRRGGTVAINAIHLDRIPQFDYDDLWWERSLRSVANVTRADVRDFLELVGPADVRTAYETLPLTAAASALDRVSAGDVTGSLVLIPEGSPGGR; this comes from the coding sequence GTGCTGGCTGCCCGACTGAACACCCCCGATCCCGACCCGGCCCGAGCCATGTCCGTGGGTGAGGTTGCGGACCCCGTCGGCCCCGGCACTTTGATCCAGGTCACGGCGACGGCGGTGTGCCGCACCGATCTACAACTCGTCACCGGAGATCTGCCCGCCCACCGGATGCCTGTGATCCCGGGCCACCAGGTCGTCGGCCGCATAGCGGAAGGTCCGGATGCCGGGCGTCGGGTGGGTCTGGTGTGGCTGGCATACGCCTGTGGTGTGTGTGACTTCTGTCGCACGGGGCGGGAGAACTTGTGCGAACACGCACAGTTCACCGGATGGGATGTGGACGGTGGGTATGCGCAGTTGGTGCGCGCCGATCCGGGCTTCATCCACCCGATACCGCACTCCCTGGACGAGCGCAGCGACGCCGATGTCGCCCCCTTGCTGTGCGGCGGCGTCATCGGGTTCCGGTCGTTGCACATCGCGGGGATCACCGGCCCGGCCCCTGAGGGTCAGACACAGCGCCTGGGCCTGTTCGGCTTCGGGGCCTCGGCATCCCTGGCCATCCAGGTCGCGAACCACTGGGGAGTCCGCTGTTCGGTGATCACCCGTTCGGCGGCTGAGGTAGATCGGGCGATGTCGTTGGGTGCCGAATGGGCCGGTACCTACGACGAGACGGTGCCGCACGAACTCGACGCCGCAGTGACGTTCGCGCCCTCGGGGGACGTCGTCGTGGCAGCGCTGCGATCGGTTCGCCGGGGTGGGACTGTTGCCATCAACGCCATCCACCTCGACCGCATCCCTCAGTTCGACTATGACGATCTGTGGTGGGAACGATCGCTGCGGTCCGTCGCCAACGTCACCCGAGCAGATGTGCGCGATTTCCTGGAGCTGGTCGGGCCCGCCGATGTCCGCACCGCGTATGAGACCTTGCCGCTGACGGCCGCCGCGTCGGCGCTGGATCGCGTGAGTGCCGGCGATGTGACGGGAAGCCTCGTCCTGATTCCGGAGGGGAGTCCGGGGGGCAGATGA
- the typA gene encoding translational GTPase TypA — protein sequence MTQRTDLRNVAIIAHVDHGKTTLVDAMLWQSGAFRENADIADRVMDSMDLEREKGITILAKQTAVRYSGPGAPEGGLTINIIDTPGHADFGGEVERGLEMVDGVLLLVDASEGPLPQTRFVLGKALAKGLPVVLVINKVDRSDARIAAVLDEVYELFFDLEATEDQIDFPVIYASAKAGRASLAQPEDGGMPDGENLEPLFTTLVQTVPAPEYDETGPLQAHVTNLDASPYLGRLAVCRVHAGEIRKGQQVAWCRADGSIENAKVTDLLMTRALERVPVDSAAAGDIIAVAGLPDITIGETLADPADPRPLPVITVDEPSISVTIGTNTAPLAGKSGNKMTARLVKNRLDAELIGNVSLRVLETERPDAWEVQGRGELQLAVLVEMMRREGFELTVGKPVVVTREIDGTLHEPMEELTIDVPEDFVGVVTQLLGLRRGRMKQMHNHGTGWVRLEYAVPARGLIGFRTEFLTETRGTGLMHHVFGGYEPWHGELRTRPSGSLVADRQGTVTTYACFGLQERGTLFVDPGAQVYEGMIVGENARADDMDVNPTKEKKLTNIRSSTGDELERLIPARRLSLEQALEFCREDECVEVTPGEVRLRKTELAATARARVAARRKARDSS from the coding sequence GTGACGCAACGAACTGATCTGCGCAATGTCGCGATCATCGCCCATGTCGACCACGGCAAGACCACCCTGGTCGACGCCATGTTGTGGCAATCGGGTGCGTTCCGAGAGAACGCGGACATCGCCGATCGTGTGATGGACTCCATGGACCTGGAGCGTGAGAAGGGCATCACGATCCTGGCCAAACAGACCGCCGTACGGTACTCGGGGCCGGGTGCGCCAGAGGGCGGACTCACCATCAACATCATCGACACTCCCGGTCACGCAGACTTCGGGGGGGAGGTCGAACGCGGACTCGAAATGGTCGACGGAGTCCTGCTTCTGGTCGACGCCTCCGAAGGCCCGTTGCCGCAGACACGATTCGTCCTGGGCAAGGCGCTGGCGAAGGGGCTCCCCGTCGTTCTCGTCATCAACAAGGTCGATCGCAGTGACGCCCGGATCGCGGCTGTGCTGGATGAGGTCTATGAGCTGTTCTTCGATCTCGAGGCCACCGAGGATCAGATCGACTTCCCCGTCATCTACGCCAGCGCCAAGGCCGGCCGCGCATCCTTGGCGCAACCCGAGGACGGCGGAATGCCCGACGGTGAGAACTTGGAACCTCTGTTCACCACCTTGGTGCAGACCGTTCCCGCCCCCGAGTACGACGAGACCGGTCCGCTGCAGGCGCACGTCACCAACCTCGATGCGTCCCCGTATCTGGGTCGCCTGGCGGTCTGCCGAGTTCATGCAGGGGAAATCCGCAAGGGGCAGCAGGTCGCCTGGTGCCGGGCTGACGGGAGCATTGAGAACGCCAAGGTCACCGACCTCCTCATGACCCGGGCCCTCGAACGTGTCCCGGTCGACTCCGCGGCTGCCGGTGACATCATCGCGGTCGCGGGACTGCCCGACATCACCATCGGTGAGACCCTGGCCGACCCCGCCGATCCGCGCCCGCTGCCCGTCATCACGGTGGACGAGCCAAGCATCTCGGTGACGATCGGCACCAACACCGCACCCCTGGCCGGCAAGAGCGGCAACAAGATGACGGCCCGGCTGGTGAAGAACCGATTGGACGCCGAGCTCATCGGAAATGTCTCGCTGCGGGTCCTCGAGACCGAGCGCCCCGACGCGTGGGAGGTCCAAGGCCGCGGTGAACTCCAACTCGCCGTCCTGGTCGAGATGATGCGTCGGGAAGGGTTCGAACTCACCGTGGGCAAGCCCGTCGTGGTCACGCGCGAGATCGATGGCACCCTGCACGAACCGATGGAGGAGCTCACTATCGATGTCCCCGAGGATTTCGTGGGGGTCGTCACTCAACTGCTCGGACTGCGCCGGGGTCGCATGAAGCAGATGCACAACCACGGCACCGGATGGGTTCGGCTGGAATACGCGGTTCCCGCCCGTGGGCTCATCGGCTTCCGCACGGAATTCCTCACCGAGACCCGAGGCACCGGGCTGATGCACCATGTGTTCGGCGGCTATGAGCCATGGCACGGGGAATTGCGGACCCGGCCCTCGGGCTCCTTGGTGGCGGACCGACAAGGGACGGTCACCACGTATGCGTGCTTCGGGCTCCAGGAACGCGGCACCTTGTTCGTCGATCCGGGTGCCCAGGTCTACGAGGGCATGATCGTCGGTGAGAACGCTCGGGCCGATGACATGGATGTCAATCCCACCAAGGAGAAGAAGCTCACCAACATCCGATCCTCCACAGGGGACGAACTCGAACGACTGATCCCGGCCCGCCGCTTGTCGCTGGAACAGGCCCTCGAGTTCTGTCGTGAGGACGAGTGCGTCGAGGTCACTCCAGGCGAAGTTCGGCTGCGTAAGACCGAACTGGCGGCGACCGCCCGCGCCCGAGTTGCTGCCCGGCGCAAAGCCCGCGACTCCTCGTAG
- a CDS encoding DUF5522 domain-containing protein: MRSEILRRHEEAMAAGHPGYLDPQTGLFVITALTHAERGRCCGNGCRHCPYC, from the coding sequence ATGCGCAGCGAGATCCTGCGGCGCCATGAGGAGGCGATGGCGGCCGGGCATCCGGGGTACCTCGATCCGCAGACCGGGCTGTTCGTGATCACTGCCCTCACGCACGCGGAGCGGGGCCGCTGTTGTGGCAACGGCTGCCGCCACTGCCCCTACTGCTGA
- a CDS encoding glycoside hydrolase family 18 protein yields MGYFTAWGIYQRNFFVKNLVTSGSAAKLTHINYAFGNISPSGECFIVNQSGEGDAWADYARSFPADQSVDGTGDTWNQPLRGNFNQLRELKAQYPQLRVLISLGGWTWSDRFSDVALTQASREKFVRSCVDLYLKGNLPLYDGAGGAGSASGVFDGIDVDWEYPASPGLDPSAHRPEDSRNYTLLMQEFRRQMDALSTSTGRRYDLTAAVPSDPAKIAKFEIGEVSRILDFINIMAYDFRGAWDAQGPTNFHSNLFPDPSSPGGADFRAFSVATAVDAWRAGGASADKLVVGVPFYGRGWTGVAGGGDGLYQAAGQPAPATYEAGYEDFKVLRSLPGYTSYRHPVTKQSWIFNGNTFWSFDDAQVLADKSAYIKANGLGGAMIWSLDGDSADGALMSALDAGLG; encoded by the coding sequence GTGGGGTACTTCACCGCGTGGGGCATCTATCAGCGCAACTTCTTCGTCAAGAATCTCGTCACGAGCGGGTCGGCAGCGAAGCTCACTCACATCAACTACGCATTCGGCAACATCAGTCCCTCCGGCGAGTGCTTCATCGTCAACCAGAGTGGCGAGGGTGACGCATGGGCGGATTACGCGCGGTCGTTCCCTGCCGACCAGAGCGTCGACGGCACCGGTGACACCTGGAATCAACCGTTGCGGGGCAACTTCAATCAGTTGCGCGAACTCAAGGCCCAGTACCCGCAGCTGAGGGTCCTCATCAGTCTGGGTGGCTGGACGTGGTCGGACCGCTTCTCAGATGTGGCCCTGACACAGGCATCCCGCGAGAAGTTCGTCCGCTCCTGCGTCGACCTCTATCTGAAGGGCAATCTGCCCCTGTACGACGGAGCGGGTGGCGCGGGTTCCGCCTCCGGTGTGTTCGATGGAATCGACGTCGACTGGGAATACCCGGCGTCACCAGGGCTGGACCCGAGCGCCCATCGTCCCGAGGACTCGCGCAACTACACGTTGCTGATGCAGGAGTTCCGGCGTCAGATGGATGCGTTGTCCACCAGCACTGGCCGCCGCTACGACCTCACCGCTGCGGTGCCGTCGGATCCCGCCAAGATCGCGAAGTTCGAGATCGGTGAGGTGTCGCGGATCCTGGACTTCATCAACATCATGGCCTACGACTTCCGCGGTGCTTGGGATGCGCAGGGTCCGACCAACTTCCACTCGAACCTGTTCCCCGACCCGTCATCGCCTGGGGGCGCGGACTTCAGGGCCTTCAGCGTGGCGACGGCCGTCGATGCCTGGCGAGCCGGAGGGGCGTCCGCCGACAAACTCGTGGTCGGAGTGCCGTTCTACGGGCGAGGCTGGACCGGAGTCGCGGGGGGCGGAGACGGACTGTACCAGGCCGCTGGCCAGCCGGCTCCTGCCACGTATGAGGCGGGCTACGAAGACTTCAAGGTCCTCCGTTCGCTGCCGGGTTACACGTCCTACCGTCACCCGGTCACCAAACAGAGTTGGATCTTCAACGGCAACACGTTCTGGTCGTTCGACGACGCCCAGGTGCTGGCCGACAAGTCCGCCTACATCAAGGCGAATGGCCTCGGGGGCGCGATGATCTGGTCGTTGGACGGTGACAGCGCTGACGGCGCCCTCATGAGTGCTCTGGACGCCGGTCTGGGCTGA